One stretch of Verrucomicrobiota bacterium DNA includes these proteins:
- a CDS encoding family 1 glycosylhydrolase has translation KGWPLIGYFYWSLMDNYEWGSYAPRFGLYSRTREAVDFMGDNASETYAQEIASAKKLPGFG, from the coding sequence CAAGGGCTGGCCTCTCATCGGCTACTTCTACTGGTCACTCATGGATAACTACGAGTGGGGGTCTTACGCGCCCAGGTTCGGTCTCTACTCCCGGACTCGCGAGGCGGTGGACTTCATGGGCGACAATGCCTCGGAGACCTATGCACAGGAAATTGCCTCGGCAAAGAAACTGCCCGGATTCGGGTGA